The genomic region TCCCTGAAATGGCAGAACCTTTTACAATGTTGCTGCTGGCATTATCTGCAAGAAACTCTTCACATGTAGGCATTTCTTATAATGTTTAATGAATGAATGCTAATGCTTTGTGTTGTAAATTGCAGTCTTTAAAGTACCTACAGTCTGTAGGTACTTAATGAaatgattattatttttgtttccactTTCCAGATGGAAATGTCAGAAGATGATAATAACATGGAAGAATACCCCACTGAAATTCATGATTATCTCACAGCATTTGAAAAGTCTCTTGGTTCTGTAGATGAGATGCTGAAGACAATGATGTCAGTTTCTAGGAGTGAGCTTTTGCAAAAGGTAAGttatcttcctttttaaacTCTTTTCCTTGTTAATACACAAATACTTGAGAGCCTGAACTGAAATAACAGGGTCTGTTAGGCCAACCACTGCGCTGAGAAATAACAAAAGTGACACTCCTACGCTTGACACTTACTGTTAAGTCCTTACATTTCTAAGAAATCTAGATGGTCTTACAAGCTCAACAATGCAACACATGCTCTTCCAAGCTGATAAGTGATAACTTTACCAGTGTGTGGAAGAACGGCTACGTGACAGAGGCCACGTTCTGGACCAAGAATCGGGAGGATGCAGCTAATCTGggtccctgcacctgcaaaacactgtgtcctTGACCATAGCTGTGGTACAATAACAAGTAGtgagagagacatgagaaaagaaagatgtaacccctaaggtatgaggaagagctgatattGTAGTATAGCCAATAGATTGCTTAGCTTGCAGAATATGTATGAGCTTATTACTTGTTGTGCATAAAAGTCTGATGATGCTCTCTTCAATAAACGAAGCTTGCTAAACACTCATATTGAGCGTCCAAGTTTCCCTCACCGCGACACCAGTGAGACATTTAGCTCAGGGACATTATAGCTTATTCCTGACCTTCCTTAACATGCTTGTCCATAATGGAGAGGTCACTCACATTTTTGATTGAGACTTCTTCACAGCAAACTGAATGGAACTGATGTACCCAGCAGGATGTGAAGGTGAACTGGCAGAAGTGAGAATTGATCTGATTCCAGAAGTCTAGACTTGCAGAACCTGAGCTCTCTCCTCTAGCTATGCTATAAGTCTgcaaaatgtgactttttttaGAGCAAGGTAGTGCCTGAGAATTTCATATAAGCGTCTCTGTCTTATAACATTTAAAGCCTAATgtgtaatttatttctgtagGGCAAGAAAAAGGCAACACATGAGGGAACTTCTTTATCCTGTGAGGATTTCTTACACAAATAAATTATGAAGAAAACGGTCTTGACAACACAGATCTTTTTACAGTATCCATGTTAGAATAGTGAGCTCTACAATGATATTATTAGAGTTTCTGGAAGTCGTGTAGgactaaaataataaattgactTAGACAGTcaagggaaacaaaaacccTTTCATTACCTTTATCCTTCCTTTGCTTTATATCCATAAGTATTCTGACATGCGTTGAAGACACGGTCTGCCATGTGTCATGTTAACATTCATTGATTGTATATTGATGTTTGTGTTTCAgcaacttttaaactttttttccccttccattgATAGCAACAACTATTTTGAATTaagtttctgtggaaaaaaagggaCTTTATTTCTGACTATGGGAACAGTAGTCTTAAGAGATACATGCTAAGGGATTGTGCTTTTGGTGTATGGCACTGTGGTGTTTAACTTCAGACTGGGAGAATTACACGAATACTTGGAGAGGAGAGAATGAATGGTCCTGTGATGGCATGGAAATAAGGCATAAACACAGTCTCAGTGAACTTGTGATGCAAAAACATGCTCCTTCAGTGTGTATTCTTTTATGAATACATTTGCAATTATAAAATGTGCACATTACCACAATCTGTGCATATCTTGCTTAAAAATCTTCAAAtataatggtttttttttcattctagtTAGATCCTCTTGAGCAAGCAAAGCTGGATCTGGTTTCGGTGTACACATTAAATTCTATGTTCTGGGGTAAGTATGTGGTGTAAAGAAAAACGTAGTATTTATGATTAGCAGTCAAACATCTAGACAGCCACAAACACTAAATAATCATATCTCATAgccaaataattaaaaacttgtAATTACCCTGAGTACCCACATTATTGCCAACCATAGGGTAAATGATGTTGAAATTCTGAATCAAAAATCTATATTTAGAAAAGCTAATTTTGTACATGCGTGAGTATGTTTCTGGTTCCTTTGTGGCAgtcttttctgttctttaaagGACTGAAAGTTTAACCATTTTAGTTGTTAAATTTTAACCATTTTAGTTGTTGGGGGTATTTTAGCTgcaatatttaataataatagtttGTCAGATACTTAATGACACTGTTAACAATTCTTACTAATGATTTTATGTGGAAGCCTTGGTTTTCCTATGTGACTGCTTGATAGGGTCTTCAGTCATAGATAGCTTTCAATTTCAAAAcaagcttgttttttttcttgtagtaTACTTGGCTACCCAGGGAATCAATCCAAAGGAACATCCAGTGAAACAAGAGCTGGTGAGTTGCGTACACTACACGTGTCCTACTTGTGTAGGATGGTTAGCCCAAATGgaagtttaaaaatgtttatatcTACATTTCAAAATGATACATTGCTCTAATAGCATGCATATGCTACATGGTGTTATAAACTACTTATatgccctgctgggctctttaaattaagaaagtaatttttttacttttaaacagtactgtttaaaataaagttgTAGAGTCTGCTGAAATTATAAAAGGATGATGAATGATATCAtcttatcttttctttttttccacctttgGTCGAGAATTGGATTCTGTGCAGAGCAACTTTTCACTTGTATCTGTTAAATGGAAAAGTGTTACAGGCCTGATAATAATTTATAACTTCCAGtatggcatttttttccttataaataCTTGGAATCATGTTAATCTCTGAGGCTGCCTTTTCTTACTTTTGTATGACTCTAAAAGTACAGTGTGGTTGATTTACTAGTGAAGACGGGAAAGTGCCCCCCTCCCCCTTCCAAGCCCTTCAATAATTCATTTTCTCAGCAGTAAAGAATCCAGTTCCGCAACAAAGCTAAAAGCTTTTTTGGCACCAGTTGTATGTGTATTGTCCAGTAATTCTGCATTAGTGACATATTTACGACCTATAATAAATCTTTAGTTTTGTCTTTATATTCCATTTTGATGCATGACTACAGTAAAGAAAGCCAGCTATCTTGAAAATTCTGCTGACTTAAAAATCTGAATCATTTAGcctgaagaaaaaatagaaatccaAACTTCTCACTACTCATTTTAATTCctgaataaatgaaaatattaaatctcAGCAGATGTGAAATAGTTAGCTTAAATATAATCCTTGCATTACCAGTGGAATGGGAGAGAGGACTAAAAATGTAGAAAGCTAGCCTGAATAACAAGAatacttctattttaaaatttgcgAGGTTTTCAGTAGTCTAGACTGTatcatattaaaaaatgcatCAGTTAATACTTTGTGAGCTTTGTGTCAGTTTTTTGTTCCTCCTATATCATGTAGTGTTTGAATATCATGTTAATTTAGTGATACTATGAACTTTTATCTCTTCTGCTGTGggtattttatgtattttgtattttgcttcACAACTGCTGTTTTAGCTCTGAAGAAAGATTGAATATTTTCATAGCCTTGTTTGTTACTCagatctcttttccttttgcaagtATCAAGGTTGAATGAATGCACATTTCTTCCTTCTAAGACATTGTGATGTTCTTATTCATGTggaaagggaattaaaaaagaCTTTCTGTcatgattattttgtttgtagAATTGCTCTCCTTGTGTACATACAGGTATTCAAACTGTATTAATAAAACTCACACTCAGGCtatcagaattaatttcttttgtcaAGTTGacattttccagctcctttttcCCATGTTAATACATGTAGGTTTGCCATCTGTTCTCATTAGCCATCTCAGTCACCAAAGAAATATTATGTCCGATCATGATTTCAGACCCTCTAAAGCCCTCCTTGTTAAAGCTGTGTTTTTGATACAGAAGGAGTGGCCAAGTTTTTGACAGTCGCTTAAAATGATCACTGAAGAGTTGAAAATCGGTTCTGTAGTGTAAGTCTTGTAACTTTTGTTCCAGATTCAAAGAGGTGGCAATGGCTGTGAGAAATGTGAGAAatatcaaaatttattttagcaaCATCCACACATATTCTGTTAATCCACATTCATAATTCAGGTATCAGAGCActacatatatgtgtatatatattacTGTTGTTTGTATGACCATAACATCCAAAGGCCCTACAGTTAAAGGCTATATTAGGCTAAATATGTAGACTTGAAATCTGTAAACCaaattgttaaatattttgcagagTTACTGTAAGTGTACTCCCTTGTCAGTGAAGAGAAGCAGGCACTTATCAGAGGGAGATTCCTATCATCTTAAAGCTGCTTACTACCCTctcaaagtaattttctttatttgttgcAGGAGCAGATGAGGATGAGTAGGCACATAAATGAGATTGTTAAGCTGGGAGGGTATACTTCTGTGGGGCTGAGTCCAAGTTGTGGTTTGGTCAAAAAACCCCCCATAAACACCAAATAATTGATAGGCTAAGATATGTCATATAGGCAtgcccttttccctggaaataGCCTGTATTGTTATTTATGGCCATAAAATGAACTTCTGATATGGCTGGAAATTCATCAGGTTGCCCTAAATAAGTTCTTTAATAAGACCTCTTGACCATTTCAGGAACTTAAGCCCTAAACTTCTGGGGTACAGACATGTGTGATGCTTGTACCATCTTTGATTTTGTGTAAGATGCCTTTTTAGCTTTGCTTGGACTTGCtgattctgtttttttttgtggacaGTAGTTAGGTAGTATAATGCATCCATAAATATGTCAAATACCTAAATATTATTTTGGCATCTTTATGTAGGTCAAACTCCAAACTGagttcagtattttattttctaacttTGCTTGCAAGGACAGTTCCCATATCTCTGCAAATTAAATGCAGAGTCTGCATGTCTGTAGGACTTTGTGTTCCTGTTATAGTGGGTGTCATGCAGATGTGTGGTAGGTACCTGTGATGGAAAATATGCTAAAGGAAAGTCTCAAGTTTGCAAAGGGCCTGGTATATTTATTTAAGTAATACTATTCTTCTAGGTATTATAGTTCTAGAAGTGTATAGTGTGAAGAACTTCTACTCATCGATTCATTTTAGCAGTAATCTTGGGAGAATGGTTTgaaatacttttcctttttttttctccctaggAGAGAATAAGAACATACATGAACAAGGTCAAGGAAATAGCAGACAAGAAAAAGGCATCCAAACTTGATAAAGGAGCTGCTTCTAGATTTGTAAAAAATGCGCTCTGGGAaccaaatgcagaaaatgaatATACTTCCAAATCTcctgttaaaggaaaaaagagacaaaaggaCTAAATCTATTTTTCCCCTCATAAGAATTGTGGACACCTAGAACTTACTTGGAAATGTTTTGCATACTGCATGCATCTCATAGAAGAGCTGTATAACAGATTAATTTATACTTACAAATTTTACAGGATTGTATTTTGTCCAGAACATTTGTCACTGCGGTGATCACATTTAATGTGTATCTAAAAGTGCCATTTGATGCACATTGGACATTTCATTACTCACATGATAATAACCTGACATATACTTGCTGGTAATAAATACTAGTGATGTTTTGTTTATAATGCCTAtgaattcaatttttaaatgatTTGTTGACACTTTTTTGTCAATCAATCTCCTCAATATTAAAAAGTTTCGAACACTGCTATCCAGTCTGTGGTGTTTATGAAAGAGCATTGTGTGAAATGCCTTAGTTTTAGAGTTTTGTAAGCCTTATTCATTGTATTAAACTCTTTTCAACTTGAAGGTGTGCAATATTTCCTTACTTCTGTTGCCTCTGAGAAAGCAGGGCTTCAAGGGTCACAAGCAAACACCCTGGATTCTGCTCTAAGCCCTTGTGTCTAGTCAGTGAAAAAGTTACATATCCCCTAAGGCAATTTGTGGGGTCGAAAGAaaaggagcaggctggggatgggTATTAGGAAACAGCACATGCAGGAGCTTGATCGAATTTTGGCTGCAGTGCTCCTCCCTTAGTGCTAATGCTGGGAGAAATGTGCTCTGGGGTGGTAAGAGTGTGGCCATCTATTGGTGTTTCTCAAGTCTTCATTAGGGAAAGCATCCTCAGGTGCAAAAAAAGCTACTGCTCTGTCTtggaaatactgtatttttcctcaaaatgtgAAGATTAGTTGTTTAGGAAGGGTGGGGTGTTAGGTGGGTTCAGTTTTCAGTATTCTGCAATGCAAAGCTCAGTTATCTGCCCAAAAGCTATTTAACAATTAGCAAGGAATTAAcaattacaaaggaaaaatagaagaTTTAGCTCAAAAAAATGCAGTATGGGTAGCAGTTCATTCAAGTCTTTGGGAAATGTTGTTAGTATAAAATGATAAGAACAAAGCTCTGGTATTGCAAGCTGAATGATGTTCAGTGGATGGTTGCTGTCCTTGGCATTGTACTGCAGCAGGCAATGCAGAGTGTGAACTAAACTGAATTAGGTATTAAAATGAAGGTTTTTCCCTAATTGTTATCTAaaaattttttccctaattgTTTCCCTAATTCCCTAAAAATTAGGTTTTTCCCTAATTgttatataaaaatacacatttgaaaggaaaaattcaaTGCATTGACAAGTTTATTAAACTCATTACATGTCTAGAAACTTTTTTAGTGACTGGTAtgaatttacatatttttgtttaCAATAAGCTCTTCAGGTAAATAGCAATGCCTTCAATCCATCTAACAAGAGAACTATTTAGATGTGGGTACCTAACCTTGCTGCCTCAGATCCACAGGACTGCTTATGTGAGTATACATGTCAAAGGCCTATAAAAAACTAAAATGACGGTGCTTTGTTTCTTCAGGTTAATGTCATGGTTGTGTCAAATGAAAGAGCTATTGGACTTGGGAGTCCAAGAAACTAGgagagtttttttgttttgtttgtttgtttgtttgtttgtttgtttgtttttgggtttggtttttttttgtttagttaaGGTTTAAAATTTGAAAGACCCAAAGTGTGTCCTTGACCAAAAGTAACA from Molothrus ater isolate BHLD 08-10-18 breed brown headed cowbird chromosome 3, BPBGC_Mater_1.1, whole genome shotgun sequence harbors:
- the C1D gene encoding nuclear nucleic acid-binding protein C1D; the protein is MEMSEDDNNMEEYPTEIHDYLTAFEKSLGSVDEMLKTMMSVSRSELLQKLDPLEQAKLDLVSVYTLNSMFWVYLATQGINPKEHPVKQELERIRTYMNKVKEIADKKKASKLDKGAASRFVKNALWEPNAENEYTSKSPVKGKKRQKD